One genomic window of Quercus robur chromosome 6, dhQueRobu3.1, whole genome shotgun sequence includes the following:
- the LOC126689708 gene encoding metalloendoproteinase 2-MMP-like, whose amino-acid sequence MASKAFSLLLFTLLLLPLLSHGTSRNTNNKKSSPFDFLKHLQGCHKGDNVSGIKVLKSYLEQFGYLNYSHSKKQNHANDDDFDEPLESALKTYQLNFHLNTTGTLDAKTVSNMMMPRCGVADIINGTNWMRSDNKKHDHNHGSLHTVSHYTFFPRKQKWPASKYSLTYGFLPGTQTRAMSPVAKAFQKWAANTHFKFSRGQDDTKADIKIGFQSRDHGDGSPFDGTGGVLAHAFAPTDGRFHYDADEKWSVGAVPGQFDLETVALHEIGHLLGLGHSKVQGAIMWPSISPGGTKGLDKDDINGIKALYNV is encoded by the coding sequence ATGGCTTCTAAAGCATTTTCACTCCTTTTATTCACTCTCCTcctccttcctcttctttctcatgGAACTTCAAGAAACACCAATAACAAGAAATCGTCACCCTTTGATTTTCTCAAGCATTTACAAGGATGTCACAAGGGTGACAATGTCTCAGGCATCAAAGTCCTAAAAAGTTACCTTGAACAATTTGGTTACTTGAACTATAGCCATTCCAAAAAGCAAAACCATGCCAATGATGATGATTTCGATGAACCCCTAGAGTCGGCCCTTAAAACTTACCAGCTAAATTTCCACCTCAACACCACTGGGACTTTGGATGCCAAAACAGTATCCAACATGATGATGCCTCGTTGTGGTGTGGCTGATATCATCAATGGTACAAATTGGATGCGTTCAGACAATAAAAAACATGACCACAACCATGGCTCTTTACACACTGTTAGTCACTATACCTTCTTCCCTAGAAAGCAAAAATGGCCAGCTTCTAAGTACAGCCTTACCTATGGATTTCTCCCTGGCACCCAAACTAGAGCCATGAGCCCTGTTGCAAAAGCTTTTCAAAAATGGGCTGCCAACACACACTTCAAATTCTCGCGAGGTCAAGACGACACAAAGGCAGATATCAAAATTGGTTTCCAAAGTAGGGATCATGGAGACGGGTCCCCTTTTGATGGAACTGGTGGAGTCCTTGCCCATGCTTTTGCTCCAACTGATGGAAGATTCCATTATGATGCTGATGAAAAATGGAGTGTGGGAGCTGTTCCTGGTCAATTTGACTTGGAGACTGTTGCTTTGCATGAGATCGGGCACCTTCTTGGGCTCGGACATAGCAAAGTTCAAGGGGCTATTATGTGGCCTAGCATTTCTCCAGGAGGGACCAAAGGTTTGGACAAAGATGATATCAATGGAATTAAAGCCTTATATAATGTTTAA
- the LOC126688610 gene encoding uncharacterized protein LOC126688610 — protein MEPRRNPNRRFPSSSSSSSNSTDEEISLYLKIIKTVALKFERNGTISNLKALLREKEALSENHQELFFAGNQLEDDQRLVDYGIEQGSTLHLVLQNLAGLKIFIKIPSDQRTIEIEVRTCDTVQNIKSIIQAKEGIPSDHYTLIYDGKVLEDDGIVSSLNISNKSTLHLVYNPKDVLPIYVRVGTGEILKLELKLLFTTRDVKAIAGSMIGVQMNDWDLIYAGKKLEDCKTLASYDIKEGTILEMFPAVIQIFVKTWSGKTITLDVKQQSTLGDVKDKIFQKLRIPGHHQSIVFAGKRLEDNRDLASYGVQMHSTLSMVFSPSQRIIPMQLNHIGNPIQKFTTIRILKSMIEKKMRSPVKEIYFNGLALRDDRSLADYRINSDAKIKVVMYQQ, from the exons ATGGAACCACGGAGAAACCCAAATCGTAGATTCCCGTCAagctcttcctcttcctccaaCTCCACCGATGAAGAG ATAAGTTTATACTTGAAGATCATAAAGACAGTAGCCTTAAAGTTTGAACGGAATGGAACAATAAGCAATCTCAAAGCATTATTACGTGAGAAGGAAGCTCTTTCTGAGAATCATCAGGAGCTCTTTTTTGCTGGTAATCAGCTGGAGGATGACCAAAGGCTAGTGGATTATGGTATTGAGCAGGGCTCCACTCTCCACCTTGTTCTTCAGAATTTAGCTGGACTGaagatatttattaaaatacCATCAGATCAGAGAACCATTGAAATTGAAGTGAGGACTTGTGATACCGTCCAAAACATCAAATCAATTATTCAAGCCAAGGAAGGGATTCCATCAGATCACTATACTCTTATCTATGATGGAAAAGTACTTGAAGATGATGGGATTGTATCCTCACTCAATATTTCAAATAAGTCAACCCTTCATTTGGTTTACAATCCAAAAGATGTCTTACCAATTTATGTGAGAGTAGGGACAGGAGAGATCTTGAAACTTGAACTTAAACTCCTGTTTACCACTCGTGATGTCAAAGCAATAGCTGGGAGCATGATAGGTGTCCAGATGAATGATTGGGATCTGATCTATGCTGGGAAAAAACTTGAAGACTGCAAAACCTTGGCTTCTTATGACATCAAAGAAGGAACTATCTTAGAGATGTTTCCTGCTGTGATCCAGATATTTGTCAAGACATGGAGTGGGAAGACCATTACTCTTGATGTGAAACAACAATCTACCCTCGGGGATGTCAAGGACAAGATTTTTCAGAAACTGAGGATTCCTGGTCATCATCAGAGCATTGTGTTCGCTGGAAAAAGGCTTGAAGATAACCGTGATCTAGCAAGTTATGGTGTCCAGATGCATTCCACTCTCAGTATGGTTTTTTCGCCTTCACAAAGAATCATTCCGATGCAATTAAATCATATTGGGAACCCAATACAAAAGTTTACTACCATTCGCATTTTGAAGTCTATGATTGAGAAGAAAATGCGATCTCCTGTGAAGGAAATATACTTTAATGGACTAGCATTGCGGGATGACCGTTCACTGGCAGATTACAGGATTAACAGTGATGCAAAAATAAAGGTTGTCATGTATCAACAGTAA